TGAGATGCTGGTTAAAATAAACGTTtgtttgtaaacattttaagtatTAAAAACAAAGCGCAAATTTGGTATTTAAAAGTATGTTTCTAGCTTTACTTAGAAAGGTACtgttattcaacaaagacaactGTCACCGTGTCTATTTGACAATAGGTGTAATAGACTAGACTTAGCCTAATTTGTCAGTCAATATCTTTTGTTCTATTAAACTCATAGTAAtagtttttgcatttttttttatagcatAGATGCTTCAAAAGAGGATGGATCGCTAGGACGACTGGTGAACGATGATCACAAAAATCCAAACTGCAAAGTCAAGACGGTTGTTGTTGAGGGAAAGCCGCACCTGTGTCTATTTAGTCTAAGAGACATTTGTCCAGATGAAGAAATTACTTACAATTATGGGGATTCCTCTTGGCCCTGGCGTTCAGTAGTAAGTTTCTTTCTCTTGAACTAAAATGGCAAACATGTTGTGCAGTGTGTCCAGATTTTGGattattaatttgttttttattgaagaaaatattataatgaattaataaatgtgtttttccaCATCTAGTGTGTACACAGCATGGTAGAAGTGAAAATGCTACAGATATTTAAACTGGTTGTTTGTGTATAGACCGTTTTATTGGACGCATATGCGTTGCGTtcctgtctgtgtttgtttatcgGTCTGGCAACAAATACCTTGTGGCTAGATACATTTGAGCTATGATTTAAACTAAGGCAATTTActaatttattttgcttgttatcagaaataatctactctAGAGGTACTTTGTTGTAATTTAGTTATTGGAAGTTAAGATTGGGCTACAAAAGcctttatgttgttgctgcagAAATTGTCATATTTTTCACCATGAACATAGCCTTTTAGAATCTGGCAtggcatttaaaagaaaaaaaaagaaagaaatcgTGTTTAAGAGTTATTATGGTGATCACTTGGCAAATATTGTTACTGAATGTTGTTCTTGTCTTCCTCATATTTATAGGAATTGTGTGATGAGATATCGGTGGCCGTAGATGAATCCATTGAGGGTCCTTCCTCATCAAGAAAAGAGAAAGTAAGTGACCATATTTTCTTTCTCTATGATGTCAATAGATTTTcatatgttgtgtgtgtttgggggggATGGGCACGACACCGACCTGAAATATAAGGACAGCGTTCCTCTATGAGGACGGTCACACACCCTATGATGTCCATTTGATTTTcatatgttgtgtgtgtttgggggggggggggcacaaCACCGACCTGAAATATAAGGACAGCGTTCCTCTATGAGGACTGTCACACACCCTATGATGTCCATTTGATTTTcatatgttgtgtgtgtttgggggggGGCACAACACCGACCTGAAATATAAGGACAGCGTTCCTCTATGAGGACTGTCACACACCCTATGATGTCCATTTGATTTTcatatgttgtgtgtgtttgggggggGGCACAACACCGACCTGAAATATAAGGACAGCGTTCCTCTATGAGGACGGTCACACACCCTATGATGTCCATTTGATTTTcatatgttgtgtgtgtttgggggggggggcacaACACCGACCTGAAATATAAGGACAGCGTTCCTCTATGAGGACTGTCACACACCCTATGATGTCCATTTGATTTTcatatgttgtgtgtgtttgggggggGCACAACACCGACCTGAAATATAAGGACAGCGTTCCTCTATGAGGACTGTCACACACCCTATGATGTCCATTTGATTTTcatatgttgtgtgtgtttgggggggGGCACAACACCGACCTGAAATATAAGGACAGCGTTCCTCTATGAGGACGGTCACACACCCTATGATGTCCATTTGATTTTcatatgttgtgtgtgtttgggggggATGGGCACGACACCGACCTGAAATATAAGGACAGCGTTCCTCTATGAGGACGGTCACACACCCTATGATGTCCATTTGATTTTcatatgttgtgtgtgtttgggggggATGGGCAAGACACTGACCTGAAATATAAGGACAGTTTTCCTCTATGAGGACCGTCAAGTTTTTACATATTTGATGAAATGTTGTTGGTTTGGTTATGTGTCAGGTTCATAGATAAGATGTAGAGTCATTATGCACATTTCTGCCCAATAATGTTTTAGATTTGACACTAGCTCTAGTAAATATCTGTCTGTTAGAGAGAAGTATACGGTTAGTTGTTCAAATTTGTCATGTCTTCAGCTTTTGATGAGGGGTTTGCACTGAGAAAGATTTTCTTCTGTAATATAGGAATTTTAAGTAATATTCATTGGGGGAAGCTTAAAGGATCAAACTAAAGAATTTTAATTAACTGTAATTTGATAAATGTGAtgctttaaaagtgttttatgaCAACAGCATACAATTGCTTTGTCCATTTTCAGACTTTGGTTGTTCTTGTAGGGAATGTTTATGGTGATCACTTGGCAAACATTGTTACTGAATGTTGTTCTTGTCTTCCTCATATTTATAGGAATTGTGTGATGAGATATCGGTGGCCGTAGATGAATCCATTGAGGGTCCTTCCTCATCAAGAAAAGAGAATGTAAGTGAGCGTATTTTTCTTTCATGACACTGACTTTATATTAGTTGTTGGAGCTTGGGGAATCATGACAGGCTGTTTTACCAGGATCCCAAACTTTTGAGTAAATTTAGAAAATGGTGGCAAGGTGAAGAGCTATCTAGGCACACCATCTCTATGTTAAGATGAGGGGTACCTTGTCACACCTAGTCTAGACAATACCCTCTATGATGTCCATTTGATTTTcatatgttgtgtgtgtttgggggggGATGGGCACGACACCGAACTGAAATATAAGGACAGCGTTCCTCTATGAGGACTGTCACACACCCTATGATGTCCATTTGATTTTcatatgttgtgtgtgtttgggggggATGGGCACGACACCAACCTGAAATATAAGGACAGTTTTCCTCTATGAGGACCGTCAAGTTTTTACATATTTGATGAAATGTTGTTGGTTTGGTTATGTGTCAGGTTCATAGATAAGATGTAGAGTCATTATGCACATTTCTGCACAATAATGTTTTAGATTTGACACTAGCTCTAGTAAATATCTGTCTGTTAGAGAGAAGTATACGGTTAGTTGTTCAAATTTGTCGTGTCTTCAGCTTTTGATGAGGGGTTTGCACTGAGAAAGATTTTCTTCTGTAATATAGGAATTTTAAGTAATATACATTGGGGGAAGCTTAAAGGATCAAACTAAAATAACTTGAATTAACTGTAATTTAATAAATGTGAtgctttaaaagtgttttatgaCAACAGCATACAATTGCTTTGTCCATTTTCAGACTTTGGTTGTTCTTGTAGGGAATTTTTATGGTGATCACTTGGCAAACATTGTTACTGAATGTTGTTCTTGTCTTCCTCATATTTATAGGAATTGTGTGATGAGACATCGGTGGCCGTAGATGAATCCATTGAGGGTCCTTCCTCATCAAGAAAAGAGAAAGTAAGTGACCATATTTTCTTTCTCTATGATGTCCATAGATTTTcatatgttgtgtgtgtttgggggggATGGGCATGACACCGACCTGAAATATAAGGACAGCGTTCCTCTATGAGGACGGTCACACACCCTATGATGTCCATTTGATTTTcatatgttgtgtgtgtttgggggggGGGCACGACACCGACCTGAAATATAAGGACAGCGTTCCTCTATGAGGACGGTCACACACCCTATGATGTCCATTTGATTTTcatatgttgtgtgtgtttgggggggATGGGCACGACACCAACCTGAAATATAAGGACAGTTTTCCTCTATGAGGACTGTCAAGTTTTTACATATTTGATGAAATGTTGTTGGTTTGGTTATGTGTCAGGTTCATAGATAAGATGTAGAGTCATTATGCACATTTCTGCCCAATAATGTTTTAGATTTGACACTAGCTCTAGTAAATATCTGCCTGTTAGAGAGAAGGATACGGTTAGTTGTTCAAATTTGTCCTGTCTTCAGCTTTTGATGAGGGGTTTGCACTGAGAAAGATTTTCTTCTGTAAAATCAGAATTTTAAGTAATATACATTGGGGGAAGCTTAAAGGATCAAACTAAAATAACTTGAATTAACTGTAATTTAATAAATGTGAtgctttaaaagtgttttatgaCAACAGCATACAATTGCTTTGTCCATTTTCAGACTTTGGTTGTTCTTGTAGGGAATTTTTATGGTGATCACTTGGCAAACATTGTTACTGAATGTTGTTCTTGTCTTCCTCATATTTATAGGAATTGTGTGATGAGATATCGGTGGCCGTAGATGAATCCATTGAGGGTCCTTCCTCATCAGGAAAAGAGAAAGTAAGTGACCATATTTTCTTTCTCTATGATGTCCATAGATTTTcatatgttgtgtgtgtttggggtGATGGGCACAACACCGACCTGAAATATAAGGACAGCGTTCCTCTATGAGGACTGTCACACACCCTATGATGTCCATTTGATTTTcatatgttgtgtgtgtttgggggggATGGGCACGACACCGACCTGAAATATAAGGACAGTTTTCCTCTATGAGGACCGTCAAGTTTTTACATATTTGATGAAATGTTGTTGGTTTGGTTATGTGTCAGGTTCAAAGATAAGATGTAGAGTCATTATGCACATTTCTGCCCAATAATGTTTTAGATTTGACACTAGCTCTAGTAAATATCTGTCTGTTTGAGAGAAGTATACGGTTAGTTGTTCAAATTTGTCCTGTCTTCAGCTTTTGATGAGGGGTTTGCACTGAGAAAGATTTTCTTCTGTAATATCTGAATTTTAAGTAATATATATTGGGGGAAGCTTAAAGGATCAAACTAAAGAATTTTAATTAACTGTAATTTAAGAAATGTGATGCTTTGAAAGTATTTTAAGATAACACCTTTGTCCATTTTTTAGATGCCCTTGATGCCCAGACACATGCTTGTTACATTATAAAGTGCAAATTACAATATCATTTTCATTAAAAGCTTAAACTCCTTCCTTGGCCACTGACATTGGTTATTTACAGGGCATCTAAAAATGGACAAAGCAATTGTAAGCTGTTGTGACAAAAGTGACATTTAGGAATAGGAGTTGTGATTTGTCTATCAATGTAAAGTTGATTTTAATACattacttttttcttctttatttctttatagTGCCATCATGAAGTTCATTGCGCAGTATCCAGTTTGGATTCTTGTGTAAATTGCAGTGGACCCGTTTCTAGTCGAAAATGGCTTGGCTTAACATGCAAATGTAAGTATTTGTATGTAAGTTTTAGAAATCTAAGATTTTTAGAAATCTGGGCCAACTGAAAAGTAAGAACATGAAAAGTATGAGCATGTACAGCACTCAATACTTTTTTGGGGCTCCTTTTGCCTGAATTACTGCAGCAATGCAGCGTGGCATGGGGTCAATCAGTCTGGCAGTGCTCGGGTGTTATAAGAGCCCAGGTTGCTCTGATAGTGACCTTCAGCTCTTTTACATTAATGGTTCTGGCATCTCACATCTTCCTCTTCACAAAAATCTATGGGGTTGAGGTCAGGTGAATTTGCTGGCCAATTAAGAACAGGGATACCATAGTCCTTAAACCAGGTACTGGTAGTTTTCGCACTGTGTGCAGGTGCCAAGTCCTGTTGGACAATGAAATCTGCATCTCCATAAAGTTGGTCAGCAGCAGAAAGCATGAAGGGCTCTAAAACTTTCTGACCCAGGACCTCAGAAAACGCAGTGGACCAACACCAGCAGATAACATGGCACCCCAAAGCATCACTGACTGTAGAAActttacactggacctcaagcaATGTGGATTATGTGCCTCTCCTATCTTCCTCCAGATTCTGGGACCCTGATTTTCAAATgaaatgcaaaatttactttcatctAAGAACATAACTTTGGACCACTCAGCAGCAGTCCAGTCCTTTTAGTCTTTAGCCCAGGCGAGACGGTTCTGACGCTGTCTGTTGTTCAAGAGTTGCTTGACACAAGGACCAATTTTATGGAGATGCAGATTTCATTGACCTGCCCACAGTGCCAAAGTTACCAGTACCTGGTTTAAGGACCATGGTATCCCTGTTCTTAATTGGCCAGCAAACTCGCCTTACCTTTACcccatagaaaatctatggGGTATCGTGAAAAAGAAGATGTGATATGCCACACCCAAAAATACAGAATAGCTGAATGCCACTATCAGAGCAACCTGGGCTTTTATAACACCTGAGCAGTGCCAcagtgtgtaatgaatgaatataatatacgagtttcactttttgaatggaattagtgaaatatatcaactttttgatgatattctaattatatgaccagcacctgaaTATTTCTACtttcattttttcagtgtgttcAAGATCATGGCACAAAACCTGCTTCATGAAGAATGAGAAATCGGTATATTCATTTCTTTAATCTCAcattgtaaacattttaaactccGTTATATAAAACCTGTGCTTGAGTAAAGTTTATCTTaagcattttgaaataataatgaaaaacgTATTATTGGCTCTTTTTTTTAGATGGATGTTACATTTTCCAGTTCTGAAGAAAGCAGTTCTGATGAAGAGTATACTCCTCACGCTGAAAACAGCATTGATGAATCCTCTGATGAATTCATCCCAGATTCAAGACAAAACAGCGACAGTGGTGATAGTCTAACTATCAATACAAGGAATCCACCATATTGTAAGACCACTCAACTATTTTCAGAGTCTAAGAAGGCAGAGAGTGTGTCTCAACCCACTCACTGTTCATCCACTGAGCAAGATATGGTTAGTGACAAATCCAGCTCTGCTCAAGATCTCGTATGTAATGATCACGACACTACCACAAGGAATATGGAGATGCTTCAGAGTTTTAAGAAAACACCAAAAGAGTCTTGTGATAAACAGTCAAACCTCAAAGACACTTTTTCCACCCACAAAAATTACTGTTATGTGTGCAAGAAACCTCAGTCTAAAATTGCCCGTCACTTTAAAAAGCATGAAGACAGTGAAACGGAAATTGCGGCTGCATTTCTGCTTCCTAAACACTCCAAGGACAGAAAAAGGTTACTTGAGAAGCTTCGAAACAGAGGCAACTATGAACATAATCAAGAGGTTATGGCAAATAAGAGTGGACCACTGAAGGTTAGAAGACGACCAGTAAGATCCGAGATCGAATTGAGTACCAAAACATACGTGCACTGCATATACTGTAAAGGCCTGTTTGTTCGCAAGGAGTTGTGGCGCCATACACGGAGATGTTCTTCAAAGATTTGTTCCGAGTCTGAAGCAACTGGTAAGGCTAAAGTTCTAGTTTTGGCTGACATTGCAGAGTCAACATTCTCTCAAGCAATCTCTCCTGAAGTGTGGAAAATCTTGGGAAATATGAAGAATGATGACATTTCATCTGTTGTTCGAAATGATTTTCTCATACTGCAGTTGAGTCAGAGTCTTTACAACAAACACGGAAGTGATCCAACAAAATTTGAATACATCAGACAGAAGGTACGGGAAGTGGGCAGACTCTTGCTaagcatgaaaaaaaaattctccatACTTAGCTTTGAAGATGCTTTGAAGCCAAACAATTTTTACAAAGTCATTGAGGCCGTGAAAGATGTTGCTGGTTATGAAGAAAAGAGCCACTCGTATAAGACACCAAGTCTTGCGCTAAAGTTAGGACATTCACTTAACAAAATTGCTGACATCATTCTCTGCAGGGCCATCGCAGGAGAGGATGATGCTCTGACGAAAGCAGCAGAGCGATTCAAAAGACTTTGCTCAAGTGAATGGGCAGAACATGTCTCCCATGCTGCTCTTGCTACTTTAAGCAAATCAAAGTTCAACAAACCATCTACCATACCATTCACACATGATGTGCAGCTTCTCCACCAGTGCCTAGAGAAGAAATCAGCTGATGCTTTTGAAAACCTGAAAAACCAAGAGTCTTCACAGGCATACGCAGAACTCACCAAAGTGACACTGGCACAAGTAATCATCTTTAACCGGCGTCGTGCAGGAGAAGTTTCAAAAATGACACTTGAGTGTTTTATGAAAAGAGACCAAACTGAGCTCCACGAGGACATAGCTCTTGGTCTGTCTCCGTTTGAGCAAAAAATGTCCAAGCATTTTAGCAGAGTAGAAATAATGGgcaaaaaagggagaaaagttGCTGTTCTGCTAAGCCCTGATCTTGTTGGAGCAATACAACTTCTTGTGGACAAGAGAGATTCATGTGAAGTAGATGTGGACAACCCCTTTCTATTTGCAAGACCAAAGTGTTCAGCCACCAGTTTCTTCAGGGGACAAGACTGCATCAGGGTTTTTGCAAATCAGTGTGGTGCCCAGAACCCTGAATATCTCAGATCTACACAACTCCGTAAGCAGGTTGCAACAATGTCCCAGATTCTTAATCTAAAGGATAATGAGCTGGATCAGCTTGCCAACTTTTTGGGCCATGACATTCGGGTCCATAGAGACTATTATCGGTTGCCAGATGCAACTATAGAAATTGCAAAAATCTCAAAGCTGCTTCTGGCAATGGAGAAAGGAACCCTTGCAAGTTTCCAAGGAAAGTCTCTTAGTGAAATTGAGATTGAAGGTATGTgcataattttatatatatttgaataatCTTACAAAGTACCTTACAGGAATATCATTAATTTAGCAGTAGCATACATGCAGTCATTGATTAGGTTTACATGTACACTAATAATGCGATTATTTCCAATAATCAGAGTAAGCCTTGCGTTAAACGCCAACACATTAGATTGCATctaatttgtaaaataagtaAGCATCACAAAGTGGTTATGGGGAAAAGAGATTTAATGAAGGTTCTTATGTAGCATAGTTCTTCAGGAGTGATGTTGTCATGTCAACCttctacattttttttacctaaAGTTTATACATGATAACAAAAGGCCTGTTAGGACCTCCTACAGGAGGTTGGACTTTCAAGCAGTCTACCCTGAGGAATGGTGTTTCTTAGTTATTCACACTGATCAGTTTCTATAGGCCATACAACTGCAGGCACATATGTTGATTACATCAGGGCAAAGCTGCAATGTAACACATTAGACATTGATTatgcatttaaagaaatattcAAAAACCCACATGCATTTCAGTTAGTGAGGTATAGATGTCATTAAAGCGTTTGCATGGACAAATACTGCGATTAAAAACTACGTATGACACATGTTTTAATATGATTATACTTGAAACGATTATGAGCttaatcaaattatttttatgaaGTATTGTTTTTACATGAGGTCGAGTATACTTGCAATATTGCCGAAATCCCATTATAATCGCATAATGAGGGAGCATGTAAACGTGGTCATTgtaaaacaagagaaaacaaaaattttaaattcCATTGTAAAACGTAAATTCCaaacatgtttcaaaataaCTGTTGTAAAATTTTTATTGGTGCTTAAAAAGATTGCTTTTTAGACTGCTATTATTGGGTAATTTTAATTAGTTTCATTGCTGACTAAAATGCTAGGAAAGTAACTAATTGGAATCAGAACTTGTATGTAAAGCGTGTGTTTATCATGTGTGCTTTTTTTGTAGATGAAATTGATCCTGAATTAGACGACGAAGAAGAAAGTGATGAAGACGGCGAAGAATCGGATTCTCTCCATAGAGTAAATGGTATGTAATAAATTTTAATCATGTGTGCATCAGTAATGTAATGTATTCACTACATGTCTATCTTCAGTCTTCATGCAGACTTGCAAGTGTTATCTTTCTAgtctacaaccccaaaacagaaaaagttgggacactgtagaaattgtgagtaaaaaaggaatggaataatttacaaatctcataaacttatattttattcacagtagaatatagataacgtatcaaatgttgaaagtgagatattttgaaatgtcatgccaaatattggctcattttggatttcatgagagctacacattccaaaaaagttgggacaggtagcaataagaggccagaaaatttaaatgtacaaataaggaacagttgaaagaccaatttgcaacttattaggtcaattggcaacatgattgggtataaaaaagcctctcagattggcagtgtctctcagaggtcaagatgggcagagaatcaccaattctcccaatgctgcggcgaaaaatagttttctgagtttctcagagaaaaattgcaatgagattgaagttatctTCATCTACGGTGcaaaatatcatccaaagattcagagaatctggaacaatctctgtgcgtaagggtcaagaccggaaaaccataccggatgcctgtgatcttcgggctcttagatggcactgcatcacatacaggaatgctactgtaatggaaatcacaacatgggctctggaatacttccagaaaacattgtcagtgaacacaatccaccgtgtcattcgccgttgccagctaaaactctgtaggtcaaaaaagaagccatatctaaacatgatccagaagcacaggcgttttccctgggcaaggctcatttaaaatggactttggcaaagtggaaaactgttctgtggtccaacgaatcaaaatttgaagttctttttgaaaaactgggatgccatttcatccggactaaagaggacaatgacaacccaagttgttattagcgctcttttcagaagcctgcatctctgatggtttggggttgcatgagtgcgtgtggcatggtcagcttacacatctggaaaggcacaatcaatgctgaaaggtttatccaagttctagatacatatgatcccattcagacgtcgtctctttcagggaagaccttgcattttccaacatgacaatgccagaccacatagtgcatcaattacaacatcaagactgcatagaagaaggatctgagtactgaaatggccagcctgcagtccagatctttcacccaaagaaaagatttggtgcatcataaagcgaaagatgcgacaaagaagacctaagacagttgagcaactagaagtctgtattagacaagaataggacaacattcccattcctaaacattggtcctcctccagctgttccttttatatgcacatttaacttttctggcctcttattgctacctgtcccaactttttttggaatgtgtagctctcatgaaatccaaaatgagccaatatttggcatgacatttcaaaatatcttactttcaacatttgatatgttatctatattctactgtgaataaaatataagtttatgagatttgtaaattattccattcctttttttctcacaatttctacagtgtcccaactttttctgttttggggttgtatatgGTTTATAAAAAATAGCAAATTAGCCTAAATAGGAATGTGTCTGATTAACAATGTAAGGagtttttaggggtcaagcaccgaaggtgctgagacacctattgtaattgttagtattattattattattattattattttttttttttttccccaatgggagtctatggcagccctatgaaccgtacataggaaaatgatgaaatttggcacagatgtagaggtggtcataaatagtcatgtgaccaaaaatggggtctttagcagtaactctatagcgccaccagtagtccaaaaattcaatgttcaaactgttataattggtgaaccatttgatctatgaaaattctgcttagtacacgtgattgctctcatcccgcttattgaatttgatactttacagtaagactccacccattacagtagcggccattttgaaatgtacagtatttcgttttttcgctactcctccttcaaatgtggttcaattcttatgaaatttggcacagatgatctttggagtgagccgcatagaaatgaccgaacagaattttgatatttatctttgttcaaaagtaataaatgcgcaaacttaacgaggttgacgcaaaaatggttctgaagctgtagctcagtcattctttgatcaattgaaatgaaatttggtacacttcatgtggacca
The Paramisgurnus dabryanus chromosome 1, PD_genome_1.1, whole genome shotgun sequence genome window above contains:
- the LOC135734438 gene encoding uncharacterized protein; protein product: MRAIESSTFVVEYRGILCQSKYVDDIKGNYLFDFTWNGAHYCIDASKEDGSLGRLVNDDHKNPNCKVKTVVVEGKPHLCLFSLRDICPDEEITYNYGDSSWPWRSVELCDEISVAVDESIEGPSSSRKEKELCDEISVAVDESIEGPSSSRKENELCDETSVAVDESIEGPSSSRKEKELCDEISVAVDESIEGPSSSGKEKCHHEVHCAVSSLDSCVNCSGPVSSRKWLGLTCKLCSRSWHKTCFMKNEKSMDVTFSSSEESSSDEEYTPHAENSIDESSDEFIPDSRQNSDSGDSLTINTRNPPYCKTTQLFSESKKAESVSQPTHCSSTEQDMVSDKSSSAQDLVCNDHDTTTRNMEMLQSFKKTPKESCDKQSNLKDTFSTHKNYCYVCKKPQSKIARHFKKHEDSETEIAAAFLLPKHSKDRKRLLEKLRNRGNYEHNQEVMANKSGPLKVRRRPVRSEIELSTKTYVHCIYCKGLFVRKELWRHTRRCSSKICSESEATGKAKVLVLADIAESTFSQAISPEVWKILGNMKNDDISSVVRNDFLILQLSQSLYNKHGSDPTKFEYIRQKVREVGRLLLSMKKKFSILSFEDALKPNNFYKVIEAVKDVAGYEEKSHSYKTPSLALKLGHSLNKIADIILCRAIAGEDDALTKAAERFKRLCSSEWAEHVSHAALATLSKSKFNKPSTIPFTHDVQLLHQCLEKKSADAFENLKNQESSQAYAELTKVTLAQVIIFNRRRAGEVSKMTLECFMKRDQTELHEDIALGLSPFEQKMSKHFSRVEIMGKKGRKVAVLLSPDLVGAIQLLVDKRDSCEVDVDNPFLFARPKCSATSFFRGQDCIRVFANQCGAQNPEYLRSTQLRKQVATMSQILNLKDNELDQLANFLGHDIRVHRDYYRLPDATIEIAKISKLLLAMEKGTLASFQGKSLSEIEIEDEIDPELDDEEESDEDGEESDSLHRVNGNKKRVDHVKSTQDEEIESSNEKQKMSPNEPVSSTGKRKMPPNEPVSSTGKRKMPPNDPVSSTDAKSRRIVKRPWTANEVNAVMKHFKVHISKGHLATKAECEQCKAAEDPVLAERTVQNIRDFVRNRGLMLKKNSS